Proteins encoded together in one Pseudoalteromonas xiamenensis window:
- a CDS encoding acyl-CoA thioesterase, translated as MQAFFDKFPIKTKIKVAWGDMDALGHVNNVSYFRYFETARIDFLAQTGLLEILSDPSTSPVLRDTHAHYKRPVVFPDTLIVGTYITDIKQDRFTMRYEAYSEAQQAVCTTGYANVVMFNMNTAQKAPIPDTMMDVLKQYCYSESEGMVQ; from the coding sequence ATGCAGGCATTTTTCGACAAGTTTCCGATTAAAACAAAAATTAAAGTCGCGTGGGGAGATATGGATGCATTGGGGCATGTAAACAATGTGTCGTATTTTCGCTATTTTGAAACCGCGCGTATCGACTTTTTGGCACAAACGGGTTTGCTGGAAATCTTATCGGATCCAAGTACCAGCCCGGTTCTTCGCGATACCCACGCACATTATAAACGTCCTGTCGTCTTTCCCGATACACTGATTGTTGGGACGTATATTACGGATATTAAGCAGGATAGATTCACCATGCGCTACGAAGCATACAGCGAAGCACAGCAAGCTGTGTGTACAACGGGTTACGCTAATGTGGTGATGTTTAACATGAATACTGCACAAAAAGCGCCTATCCCAGACACTATGATGGATGTACTTAAACAATATTGTTATTCGGAAAGTG
- a CDS encoding trypsin-like serine protease produces the protein MKHYAQTLISITLFAATSLPSFAIVLRHDVTPENYLATVKDFPPLAQFYVDGAHGTLIAPTWVVTAAHTTFCTDPGVTILVGGKHVKVKRRFVHRNYTPGVSHDFALLELEHPITHIQPAEIYKASDELGQVITFIGIGGTGNGIDGQTIDNAKNKGVLRKANNTVAKAEGPLLQFIFNQGNEALPLEGISGGGDSGGPAFLKKDERYYVLGISSRGDIDSMLGKYGNREYYSRISYFKDWIHNVMYGSEQLRDAITLPKLKHLLPGLTAKNLPQVCAEIRIEPEQPN, from the coding sequence ATGAAACACTATGCTCAAACTCTCATAAGCATCACTTTATTTGCGGCGACTTCCCTACCCTCTTTCGCAATTGTGTTGCGACATGACGTTACGCCTGAAAACTACTTAGCAACCGTGAAAGACTTCCCTCCCCTTGCTCAGTTTTATGTTGATGGCGCACATGGGACGCTAATCGCGCCAACTTGGGTCGTCACCGCGGCACATACCACATTTTGCACCGACCCAGGGGTCACTATTTTAGTGGGAGGGAAACACGTAAAAGTGAAACGGCGTTTTGTACATAGGAACTATACGCCTGGTGTAAGTCATGATTTCGCGTTACTTGAGTTAGAACATCCGATTACTCATATCCAACCGGCCGAAATCTATAAAGCATCCGATGAATTAGGACAGGTGATCACTTTCATTGGTATCGGTGGAACTGGCAATGGAATAGATGGCCAAACGATTGATAATGCTAAAAATAAGGGGGTTTTACGCAAAGCAAACAATACCGTAGCAAAAGCGGAGGGCCCGTTGCTGCAGTTTATCTTCAACCAAGGGAACGAAGCGTTACCGCTCGAGGGAATCAGTGGAGGTGGGGACAGTGGAGGTCCTGCATTTTTAAAAAAAGATGAACGTTATTATGTGCTTGGTATCAGTTCAAGGGGAGACATCGACAGCATGCTTGGCAAATACGGAAATCGCGAGTACTACTCTCGTATCTCCTACTTCAAAGACTGGATCCACAATGTCATGTATGGTTCTGAACAACTGCGCGATGCCATCACACTTCCAAAGTTGAAACATTTACTGCCCGGCTTAACAGCAAAGAATTTACCGCAAGTGTGCGCCGAGATTCGTATTGAGCCTGAACAACCTAATTAA
- a CDS encoding NYN domain-containing protein, whose product MKNIAVFVDVQNIYYTTRDTYSRPFNYRHVWQFLSEQGNIAVANAYAVAPNEDSQHKFQKALSHIGFNVKLKPFIQRKDGSAKGDWDVGITIDVLELASEVDVVCLLSGDGDFDLLMQKVAQKYGVETWVIGVEQLTSNTLINSVSRFIPIEPTWLL is encoded by the coding sequence ATGAAAAACATTGCTGTTTTTGTGGATGTGCAAAATATTTATTACACCACACGAGATACCTACTCACGACCATTTAATTATCGTCATGTTTGGCAATTTTTATCGGAGCAAGGAAACATTGCGGTCGCCAATGCGTATGCCGTTGCGCCGAATGAGGATTCACAACATAAGTTTCAAAAAGCGCTTTCGCACATTGGTTTTAATGTAAAACTTAAACCCTTCATTCAGCGAAAGGATGGCTCTGCAAAAGGAGATTGGGATGTTGGGATCACCATCGATGTGCTAGAGCTTGCCTCTGAAGTTGATGTAGTTTGCTTGCTTTCAGGTGATGGTGACTTTGATTTATTGATGCAAAAAGTTGCCCAAAAATATGGTGTCGAAACGTGGGTTATTGGCGTCGAGCAGTTAACCTCTAATACGTTGATTAATAGTGTCAGCCGGTTTATTCCTATTGAACCGACGTGGTTGTTGTAA